A genomic window from Salvia hispanica cultivar TCC Black 2014 chromosome 5, UniMelb_Shisp_WGS_1.0, whole genome shotgun sequence includes:
- the LOC125191078 gene encoding polyadenylate-binding protein 1: MEHQQHEQDDDVYGGDLPDEDYMESEFDPSADADADAEPDPDAEAASESKTQELESMKKRLQEIEEEAGALREMQAKVEKEMGANQEEGGSSVSQAEKEEVDARSIYVGNVDYACTPEEVQQHFQSCGTVNRVTILTDKFGQPKGFAYVEFVEVEAIQNAVLLNESELHGRQLKVSAKRTNIPGMKQYRGRRPNPYFGSRRPFMPGPPVYPPFSYGRVPRFRRPMRYRPY, encoded by the exons ATGGAGCATCAGCAGCACGAGCAAGACGACGACGTTTACGGCGGCGACCTGCCCGACGAGGATTACATGGAGTCCGAATTTGACCCTTCTGCCGACGCCGACGCTGATGCCGAACCCGACCCTGATGCTGAAGCCGCCTCTGAATCCAAAACGCAG GAGTTGGAGAGCATGAAGAAGCGGCTGCAGGAGATTGAGGAAGAAGCAGGCGCACTTCGCGAAATGCAAGCCAAGGTTGAGAAGGAGATGGGGGCGAATCAAG AAGAAGGTGGTTCATCCGTTAGCCAGGCTGAAAAGGAAGAGGTGGATGCTCGATCCATATATGTTGGTAAT GTTGACTATGCCTGCACGCCAGAGGAAGTTCAGCAGCATTTTCAGTCTTGTGGGACAGTAAACCGGGTCACTATACTGACAGATAAGTTTGGCCAACCCAAAGGTTTTGCATATGTAGAGTTTGTAGAGGTTGAGGCTATTCAAAATGCTGTGCTGCTAAATGAATCTGAGCTGCATGGCCGCCAACTGAAG GTCTCTGCTAAGAGAACTAATATTCCTGGAATGAAACAATATCGGGGAAGGCGTCCAAATCCATATTTTGGTTCAAGAAGGCCTTTCATGCCTGGTCCTCCTGTCTATCCTCCTTTTAGTTATGG GAGGGTTCCAAGATTCAGGCGCCCAATGCGCTACAGGCCGTATTGA
- the LOC125189088 gene encoding microfibrillar-associated protein 1-like, with product MSVTAGVSDTVIAVRDKLRGKIGQTKVKRYWPGKAPEWADDHDEGGDIRMARSAALEKAFPSNDASNAARKDDPRLRRLAQSRIDNRDEVREDHRRIRQAEIVSTVEEESRRLEGMDVEEEDDEALEERRRKIREKLLLRQQEEAALLPEEEEDEVEEEEEEESEYETDSEEETTGIAMVKPVFVPKSERDTIAERERLEEEERALEEEAKRRIEERKRETKEIVVEKIKEDLEVQRNMELDANIADVDTDDDVNEAEEYEAWKAREIARIKRDREDRDAMVKEKEEIERVRNMTEEERKEWERKNPKPTSQSKQKWRFMQKYYHKGAFFQSNADDHAGTAGAHSIYTRDFSDPTGEDKMDKTILPKVMQVKHFGRSGRTKWTHLVNEDTTDWNTPWTYNDPLRAKYNQKMAGMNAPIEKPKGSKKMKDWETK from the exons ATGTCGGTGACGGCGGGGGTTAGCGATACAGTGATTGCGGTTAGGGATAAGCTCAGGGGTAAAATCGGGCAGACCAAAGTGAAAAGGTATTGGCCGGGAAAAGCTCCGGAGTGGGCGGACGACCACGATGAAGGCGGCGATATCCGGATGGCGAGGTCGGCTGCCCTCGAGAAAGCTTTCCCCTCTAACGACGCCTCCAACGCTGCGCGGAAGGATGATCCTAGGTTGCGCCGTCTGGCTCAGAGTCGGATTGATAATCGCGATGAGGTTAGGGAGGATCACAGGAGGATTAGGCAAGCGGAGATTGTCTCGACTGTGGAGGAGGAGAGCAGGAGGCTGGAAGGGATGGATGTTGAGGAGGAGGACGATGAGGCCTTGGAGGAGAGGAGAAGGAAAATTAGGGAGAAGCTGCTGCTAAGGCAACAGGAGGAGGCGGCGCTGCTgccggaggaggaggaggatgaggtcgaggaggaagaggaggaggagtcgGAGTATGAGACTGATTCGGAGGAAGAGACCACTGGCATTGCCATGGTGAAGCCTGTTTTTGTTCCCAAGTCGGAGAGGGATACGATTGCGGAGCGTGAGAGGCTGGAGGAAGAGGAGCGGGCGCTTGAGGAGGAAGCGAAGAGGAGGATTGAGGAAAGGAAGAGGGAGACGAAGGAGATTGTGGTTGAGAAGATTAAGGAGGATCTTGAGGTTCAGAGGAACATGGAGTTGGATGCCAATATTGCTGATGTGGATACCGACGATGATGTGAATGAGGCAGAGGAGTACGAGGCTTGGAAAGCGAGAGAGATTGCTAGGATTAAGAGGGATAGAGAGGACAGGGATGCTATGGTGAAGGAGAAAGAGGAGATTGAGAGGGTCAGGAACATGACGGAGGAAGAGAGGAAAGAGTGGGAGAGGAAGAATCCTAAACCTACGTCACAGTCCAAGCAAAAGTGGAGATTTATGCAGAAATACTACCATAAGGGTGCTTTCTTCCAGTCGAATGCTGATGATCATGCCGGAACAGCTGGGGCTCATTCCATTTACACTCGTGATTTCTCCGATCCCACTGGAGAAGATAAGATGGACAAGACTATATTGCCGAAGGTCATGCAGGTTAAGCACTTTGGCCGAAGTGGGAGGACGAAATGGACTCATCTTGTTAATGAGGATACGACTGACTGGAATACTCC ATGGACCTACAATGATCCTCTTCGGGCCAAGTACAATCAAAAAATGGCTGGAATGAACGCACCTATAGAGAAACCTAAAGGAAGCAAAAAGATGAAGGATTGggagacaaaataa
- the LOC125186071 gene encoding pectinesterase 1-like, translating to MKMSFIVVVVILFSLPIIVRSNDAIPADKAQLGSWFDKHLAVKKPAAVGGGGPPKVIRVGGGGQFRTVTEAINSIPVGNAHRVVVSIAPGNYTEKITIPKEKPFVTLYGDPKNMPVLVFAGTAAKYGTVECATLTAESDHFMGVNLKVVNSAPRPDGKMVGAQAAAVRVGGDASVFYNCKFYGYQDTVFDYKGRHLFKDCYIEGTVDFIFGSARSLYLNCEIHVIPGDGNAIITAHARNDAKEETGFSFVHCSITGTAPNAVLGRSWFPYPRVVFALCDISSVIIPEGWSNNFHPETNSTVYFGEFNNRGPGANMEKRVTFAKKLTPAEANPFITLAYIEASTWLLPAAGI from the exons atgaaaatgtcaTTTATAGTTGTGGTGGTGATCCTGTTTTCCCTTCCGATCATAGTTCGATCCAACGATGCAATTCCAGCCGATAAGGCCCAATTGGGAAGCTGGTTCGACAAGCACTTGGCCGTGAAGAAGCCAGCGGCGGTGGGTGGAGGTGGTCCACCTAAGGTGATCAGGGTCGGGGGAGGCGGCCAATTCAGGACGGTGACTGAAGCCATAAATAGCATTCCTGTTGGCAACGCGCACCGCGTCGTGGTGTCGATTGCGCCTGGCAATTACACAGAGAAAATCACCATCCCCAAGGAGAAGCCGTTCGTCACCTTGTATGGAGACCCCAAAAACATGCCGGTTTTGGTCTTTGCCGGCACGGCGGCCAAGTACGGAACGGTGGAGTGCGCGACGCTGACCGCCGAGTCCGACCATTTTATGGGCGTCAATTTGAAAGTGGTG AATTCTGCACCGAGGCCGGACGGGAAGATGGTGGGAGCTCAGGCAGCAGCTGTGAGAGTAGGCGGAGATGCATCGGTTTTCTATAACTGCAAATTCTATGGATATCAAGATACCGTATTTGATTACAAGGGGAGACATTTGTTCAAAGATTGCTACATAGAGGGCACTGTTGATTTCATTTTCGGAAGCGCCAGATCTCTATACCTG AATTGCGAGATACACGTGATTCCCGGAGATGGAAATGCGATAATCACAGCACATGCTCGGAATGATGCAAAAGAGGAAACCGGCTTCAGTTTCGTGCACTGCTCAATCACCGGGACGGCCCCGAATGCTGTGTTGGGCAGATCATGGTTCCCATATCCAAGGGTTGTCTTTGCCTTATGTGATATTAGCAGTGTTATCATTCCTGAAGGATGGTCTAACAATTTCCATCCTGAAACTAACAg CACCGTATATTTTGGTGAATTTAACAACCGAGGCCCGGGTGCCAACATGGAGAAGCGAGTCACGTTTGCTAAGAAGCTTACTCCAGCTGAAGCTAACCCATTCATCACCCTTGCTTATATAGAGGCCTCAACATGGCTCTTGCCGGCTGCAGGAATCTAA
- the LOC125189802 gene encoding pectinesterase 1-like has protein sequence MSYTTIMNTLLLILCFIPIVWSDDDQFMIPADKSQLESWFETTVGNASSFQKVINVRVDGSGDFKTVTDAINSIPSGNKERVVVSIGPGNYTEKITIGKDKPFITLLGDPNNMPVLVFNGTAKTYGTIDSATLIADAANFYCVNLKVVNSAPRPDGVREGAQAVAVRVGGDASAFYNCRFYGYQDTVCDYRGRHFFKDCYIEGTIDFIFGRGKSIYLNSEIHVIPGDRIAYITAQQRSNDEEATGYVFVHCSVTGSGQTAFLGRAWYPYARVVFANSFLSDVVNPQGWSNNKDPSNNRTVFFGEFKNEGPGSNFEGRVTFAKQLKEEEAKPFISLDFINSSSWLMPPPKL, from the exons atgtcTTATACTACTATCATGAATACACTCCTCTTGATTCTCTGCTTCATTCCTATCGTTTGGTCTGATGACGACCAATTCATGATTCCCGCCGATAAATCGCAGTTGGAAAGCTGGTTTGAAACCACAGTGGGAAATGCCTCAAGCTTTCAGAAGGTGATCAATGTCCGGGTGGACGGTAGTGGCGATTTCAAGACGGTAACCGATGCCATAAATAGCATCCCCTCAGGGAACAAGGAACGCGTGGTGGTGTCGATTGGCCCCGGCAATTATACTGAGAAGATAACTATCGGTAAGGATAAGCCATTCATTACGTTGCTGGGAGACCCCAACAACATGCCGGTTTTGGTTTTCAACGGCACGGCGAAAACGTACGGCACCATCGATTCCGCAACCTTGATCGCTGATGCCGCCAATTTTTATTGCGTCAATTTGAAAGTAGTG AATTCTGCACCAAGGCCAGACGGAGTGAGGGAGGGAGCTCAGGCGGTGGCCGTGAGAGTAGGCGGAGACGCTTCAGCATTCTATAACTGCAGATTCTATGGATATCAAGACACTGTTTGCGATTATAGGGGGAGACATTTCTTCAAAGATTGCTATATTGAGGGGACTATCGATTTCATATTTGGACGCGGCAAATCCATTTATCTG AACTCGGAGATACATGTTATTCCCGGTGATCGAATTGCATACATAACAGCACAACAGAGGTCGAACGATGAAGAGGCAACGGGTTATGTGTTTGTCCATTGCTCCGTGACTGGGTCAGGCCAAACTGCATTCTTAGGCAGGGCGTGGTATCCCTATGCAAGGGTGGTCTTCGCTAACTCCTTTCTCAGCGACGTGGTCAATCCTCAAGGATGGTCCAACAATAAGGATCCCAGCAATAACAG AACTGTGTTTTTTGGAGAATTTAAGAATGAAGGACCTGGATCAAACTTTGAGGGGCGTGTAACGTTTGCTAAGCAGcttaaagaagaagaagcaaagCCATTTATCAGccttgattttataaattcttcTTCATGGCTAATGCCTCCTCCCAAACTctaa